The DNA window TCGCCGGCACCTTCAACAACTGGGAGCCGCAGGCGATGGCCCAGAAGCCCGACGGGCGGTGGTCGCTCGCCTTGCCGTTGGCGGCCGGTACCTACGAGTACCAGTTCCTGGTCGATACCGAATGGCGACCCGACCCCAACAATCCGGGGAAGCGATCGAACCGGTACGGCGGCTTCAACTCGATCTGTGAGGTGATGTGAGTCGCGGCGATCTGATTGAAGGCTGCAACGTCTGCGTACTTGCGATCCCTGCTGGCCGCCGTATCGGTCGCTGCGACCGCCGTCGGCAGTCCGCTGTGTCCACCTGTGTAGCGGTTCAGCAACACCCGGACGGGTAGGAGCTCTTTGCTAAGATGTGGTTTTG is part of the Candidatus Zixiibacteriota bacterium genome and encodes:
- a CDS encoding glycogen-binding domain-containing protein, which translates into the protein AGTFNNWEPQAMAQKPDGRWSLALPLAAGTYEYQFLVDTEWRPDPNNPGKRSNRYGGFNSICEVM